A genomic window from Streptomyces brevispora includes:
- a CDS encoding Hsp20/alpha crystallin family protein, producing the protein MLMRTDPFRELDRLAQQLVGPGTWSKPSVMPMDAYREGDEFVVAFDLPGVSPEAIDIDVERNMLTVRAERRPAAKADDVAMELSERPLGVFSRQIVLADSLDTERIQAGYDAGVLTLRIPIAERAKPRKISVGVGSGHQEISG; encoded by the coding sequence ATGTTGATGCGCACTGACCCCTTCCGTGAGCTGGACCGGCTGGCGCAGCAGCTGGTCGGCCCGGGCACCTGGTCGAAGCCGTCGGTGATGCCGATGGACGCCTACCGTGAGGGCGACGAGTTCGTGGTGGCCTTCGACCTCCCCGGCGTGAGCCCGGAGGCGATCGATATCGACGTCGAGCGGAACATGCTGACCGTCAGGGCCGAGCGCCGCCCCGCGGCGAAGGCCGACGACGTCGCGATGGAACTGTCCGAGCGGCCGCTGGGTGTCTTCTCCCGCCAGATCGTGCTCGCCGACTCCCTGGACACCGAGCGCATCCAGGCCGGCTACGACGCGGGCGTGCTCACCCTGCGCATCCCGATCGCCGAGCGCGCCAAGCCCCGCAAGATCTCCGTCGGTGTCGGCTCCGGCCATCAGGAGATCTCCGGCTGA
- a CDS encoding DUF2267 domain-containing protein translates to MTLRHEAFLAHVRERGEYESLDEAERVARVVLALLGAHLVGEVRARLAARLPEEFALILLNPLQSAEPLSPERFVRAAAAWIEGATERTAAWDVSAVLSTVADTAGDDLMGEILIQLPTGYDLLFGRPQLT, encoded by the coding sequence ATGACTCTGCGACACGAAGCGTTCCTCGCCCACGTGAGGGAACGCGGCGAGTACGAATCCCTGGACGAGGCGGAGCGGGTGGCCCGCGTGGTTCTCGCCCTGCTCGGCGCGCACCTGGTAGGTGAGGTCCGTGCCCGGCTGGCGGCACGCCTGCCGGAGGAGTTCGCGCTGATCCTGCTCAACCCGCTGCAGAGTGCCGAGCCGTTGTCCCCGGAGCGGTTCGTCCGCGCGGCCGCCGCGTGGATCGAGGGCGCCACCGAGCGCACCGCGGCCTGGGACGTCAGTGCTGTGCTGTCCACGGTCGCCGACACCGCCGGTGACGACCTGATGGGCGAGATCCTGATCCAGCTCCCCACGGGCTACGACCTGCTCTTCGGCCGCCCCCAACTCACCTGA
- a CDS encoding DUF2267 domain-containing protein has protein sequence MITDVRAPLEHQQSYGTAYEQMLEKVRYEGAYPTRERADEAVRLVLGGLGRQLTGDERVDLAACLPLEAARVLTAQIPDLQPLTGWAFVKSLAVRSDASLATTRWDTGSVLAAVTAHAGPGLITRILHQLPTGWALLFGRAELAPAA, from the coding sequence GTGATCACCGACGTGCGCGCACCGCTTGAGCACCAGCAGTCGTACGGGACGGCGTACGAGCAGATGCTGGAGAAGGTCCGCTACGAGGGCGCCTACCCCACCCGGGAGCGGGCCGACGAAGCCGTCCGCCTCGTCCTGGGAGGGCTCGGACGGCAGCTGACCGGTGACGAACGCGTCGACCTCGCCGCCTGCCTGCCCCTGGAGGCCGCACGTGTGCTCACCGCACAGATCCCCGACCTCCAGCCGCTGACCGGCTGGGCCTTCGTCAAGAGCCTCGCCGTCCGCTCCGACGCCTCCCTGGCCACCACCCGCTGGGACACCGGCTCCGTCCTCGCCGCCGTCACCGCCCACGCCGGCCCCGGCCTGATCACCCGTATCCTGCACCAGCTCCCCACCGGCTGGGCCCTGCTCTTCGGCCGCGCCGAACTCGCCCCGGCCGCGTAA
- a CDS encoding STAS domain-containing protein: MLCLQEDLSARIVDTAAHAVVIDVTALDPVDTFVGRRLSVIASVANLLGARPVLVGMRPAVALTLVQLGVELGDITKARDLDSGLRELGACAAKGPAPR; encoded by the coding sequence GTGCTCTGCCTCCAGGAAGACCTGTCCGCCCGCATCGTCGACACGGCCGCCCACGCTGTCGTCATCGACGTCACCGCCCTGGACCCCGTCGACACCTTCGTGGGCCGCCGACTCTCCGTGATCGCGTCCGTCGCGAACCTACTCGGCGCCCGCCCCGTCCTGGTCGGAATGCGCCCTGCCGTCGCCCTGACCCTGGTCCAACTCGGCGTCGAACTCGGCGACATCACCAAGGCCCGCGATCTGGACTCCGGTCTGAGAGAGCTGGGCGCCTGCGCCGCTAAAGGACCTGCGCCGAGGTGA
- a CDS encoding MerR family transcriptional regulator, translated as MTADDSFGRLDDDDYPAYTMGRAAEMLGTTQGFLRAIGEARLITPLRSAGGHRRYSRYQLRIAARARELVDQGTPIEAACRIVILEDQLEEAQRINAEHRNAAGSSNPTTAV; from the coding sequence ATGACAGCAGACGACTCCTTCGGACGTCTCGATGACGACGACTACCCCGCCTACACCATGGGCCGGGCCGCCGAGATGCTCGGCACCACTCAGGGCTTCCTGCGCGCCATCGGCGAAGCCCGCCTCATCACCCCGCTGCGCTCGGCCGGCGGCCACCGCCGCTACTCCCGCTACCAACTGCGCATCGCCGCCCGCGCCCGCGAGCTCGTCGACCAGGGCACCCCGATCGAGGCCGCCTGCCGCATCGTCATCCTCGAAGACCAGCTCGAAGAAGCCCAGCGCATCAACGCCGAACACCGCAACGCTGCCGGATCCTCGAACCCGACGACCGCCGTCTGA
- a CDS encoding alpha/beta fold hydrolase, protein MSETTQQTLQYRFDGPKDAPVLILSPSLGTTWHMWDRQISALIQNWRVFRFDLPGHGGAPAHPATAVGDLTDRLLATLDGLGVQRFGYAGCSIGGAIGADLALRHPHRVASLALVASSARFGSADEFRQRGVMVRTNGLEPMARTAPERWFTPGFAAAQPTIVEWAVQMVRTTDPGCYIAACEALAAFDIRTELGRIGVPTLVLVGAEDQVTGPGDARTLVAGIPDARLALVPGASHLAPVEQPGAVTDLLLTHFSAAWQDTQAAIPAPVFVPQPSAPVLPVAEITAATTLPVAPSEGRADPYPPGMRIRREVLGDAHVDGVMAASDDFTDDFQELVTRYAWGEVWAREGLDRRMRSTVTLTALVASGHLESLAAHVSAALRNGLTPAEIREVLLQTAVYCGIPAAGAAFTIAQTVIQAETTPPA, encoded by the coding sequence ATGAGCGAGACGACGCAGCAGACCCTCCAATACCGCTTTGACGGGCCAAAAGACGCGCCTGTCCTGATCTTGAGCCCCTCTCTCGGTACCACATGGCACATGTGGGACCGGCAGATATCCGCGCTCATCCAGAACTGGAGAGTCTTCCGCTTCGACCTCCCGGGCCACGGCGGCGCACCCGCCCACCCGGCCACCGCCGTCGGCGACCTCACCGACCGGTTGCTCGCCACCCTCGACGGCCTCGGTGTCCAGCGCTTCGGCTACGCGGGCTGCTCCATCGGCGGTGCGATCGGCGCCGACCTCGCGCTGCGCCATCCGCACCGGGTCGCCTCGCTGGCCCTGGTGGCCTCCTCGGCCCGGTTCGGCAGCGCCGACGAATTCCGGCAGCGCGGGGTGATGGTCCGCACCAACGGACTGGAGCCGATGGCCCGCACCGCGCCGGAGCGGTGGTTCACCCCGGGGTTCGCCGCCGCCCAGCCCACCATTGTCGAGTGGGCCGTCCAGATGGTCCGCACCACCGACCCGGGCTGCTACATCGCGGCCTGCGAGGCCCTCGCGGCCTTCGACATCCGTACGGAACTGGGCCGGATCGGCGTCCCCACGCTCGTCCTGGTCGGTGCCGAGGACCAGGTCACCGGCCCCGGCGACGCCCGCACCCTGGTCGCCGGCATACCCGACGCCCGGCTCGCACTCGTCCCCGGCGCCTCCCACCTGGCCCCGGTCGAGCAGCCCGGAGCCGTCACCGACCTCCTGCTCACCCACTTCTCCGCCGCCTGGCAGGACACCCAGGCGGCCATCCCGGCGCCCGTCTTCGTCCCGCAGCCCTCCGCCCCCGTGCTGCCCGTCGCGGAGATCACCGCGGCCACCACACTGCCCGTGGCACCCTCCGAGGGGCGCGCCGACCCGTATCCGCCGGGCATGAGGATCCGCCGCGAGGTGCTCGGGGACGCCCATGTGGACGGCGTCATGGCCGCCTCCGACGACTTCACCGACGACTTCCAGGAACTCGTCACCCGCTACGCCTGGGGCGAGGTGTGGGCCAGGGAGGGGCTGGACCGGCGCATGCGCAGCACCGTCACGCTCACCGCGCTGGTCGCCTCCGGGCATCTGGAGAGCCTGGCCGCACACGTCAGCGCGGCCCTGCGCAACGGCCTGACCCCGGCCGAGATCCGGGAGGTCCTGCTGCAGACGGCCGTGTACTGCGGGATTCCGGCCGCGGGCGCCGCCTTCACGATCGCGCAGACGGTGATTCAGGCCGAAACGACGCCGCCCGCGTAG
- a CDS encoding MBL fold metallo-hydrolase — protein sequence MNPEPFALTLTKKSHSCIRLEKAGRTLVIDPGGFSEQDAAVGAEAILVTHEHPDHFDEGRLRAGLEANPAAEIWTLRSVAGQLAAAFPGRVHTVGHGDTFTAAGFDIQVHGELHAVIHPDIPRITNIGFLVDDSLFHPGDALTVPDRPVDTLMLPVMAPWNKISEVIDYVREVGPRRAIDIHDALLTDLARPIYDNQIGALGGTDHGRLAPGDTTGL from the coding sequence GTGAACCCCGAGCCGTTCGCGCTCACGCTGACCAAGAAGTCCCACTCCTGCATCCGTCTGGAGAAGGCCGGGCGCACGCTCGTCATCGACCCGGGCGGCTTCTCGGAGCAGGATGCCGCGGTCGGCGCCGAGGCGATCCTGGTGACGCACGAGCACCCCGACCACTTCGACGAGGGGCGGCTGCGGGCCGGTCTGGAGGCCAACCCGGCCGCCGAGATCTGGACCCTGCGCAGCGTGGCCGGGCAACTCGCGGCGGCGTTCCCGGGACGCGTCCACACCGTCGGCCACGGCGACACCTTCACGGCCGCCGGGTTCGACATCCAGGTGCACGGCGAACTCCACGCGGTGATCCACCCGGACATCCCGCGGATCACCAACATCGGCTTCCTGGTGGACGACTCGCTCTTCCACCCCGGCGACGCACTCACCGTGCCCGACCGCCCGGTCGACACCCTGATGCTTCCGGTGATGGCTCCGTGGAACAAGATCTCCGAGGTCATCGACTACGTCCGCGAGGTCGGGCCGCGCCGCGCCATCGACATCCACGACGCGCTGCTCACCGATCTCGCCCGCCCGATCTACGACAACCAGATCGGAGCCCTCGGCGGCACCGACCACGGGCGCCTGGCACCGGGGGACACAACGGGCCTGTGA
- a CDS encoding exodeoxyribonuclease III, with protein MRIATWNVNSITARLPRLLAWLESTGTDVLCIQETKCTAEQFPAEALRELGYESAVNATGRWNGVAIVSRAGLSDVVTGLPDGPEYDAVQEPRAISATCGPVRVWSVYVPNGREVEHEHYAYKLRWLEALRKAVAADAARALPFAVLGDFNVAPTDEDVWDPALFEGATHVTPAERAALAALREEGLSDVMPRPLKYDRPYTFWDYRELRFPKNKGMRIDLTYGNAPFTAAVKDSYVDREERKGKGASDHAPVVVDLDL; from the coding sequence ATGCGCATCGCCACCTGGAACGTCAACTCGATCACCGCCCGCCTGCCGAGGCTGCTCGCCTGGCTGGAGAGCACCGGCACGGACGTGCTGTGCATCCAGGAGACCAAGTGCACCGCCGAGCAGTTCCCGGCGGAGGCGCTCCGTGAGCTCGGCTACGAGTCCGCGGTCAACGCCACCGGCCGGTGGAACGGGGTGGCGATCGTCTCCCGGGCCGGCCTGTCCGACGTCGTCACGGGGCTGCCCGACGGCCCCGAGTACGACGCCGTGCAGGAGCCCCGCGCGATCAGTGCGACCTGCGGTCCCGTCCGCGTCTGGTCGGTGTACGTGCCCAACGGCCGCGAGGTCGAGCACGAGCACTACGCGTACAAGCTGCGCTGGCTGGAGGCACTGCGGAAGGCGGTGGCGGCGGACGCCGCGCGGGCGCTGCCGTTCGCGGTCCTCGGTGACTTCAACGTGGCCCCGACCGACGAGGACGTCTGGGACCCGGCCCTCTTCGAGGGCGCTACCCACGTCACCCCGGCCGAGCGGGCCGCGCTCGCGGCGCTGCGCGAGGAGGGCCTCTCCGACGTCATGCCGCGCCCCCTGAAGTACGACCGCCCCTACACCTTCTGGGACTACCGGGAGCTGCGCTTCCCCAAGAACAAGGGCATGCGGATCGACCTCACCTACGGCAACGCCCCGTTCACCGCCGCCGTCAAGGACAGCTACGTGGACCGCGAGGAGCGCAAGGGCAAGGGCGCGTCCGACCACGCCCCGGTGGTCGTCGACCTCGACCTCTGA
- a CDS encoding Cmx/CmrA family chloramphenicol efflux MFS transporter — MPFAVYALGLAVFTQGTSEFMLSGLLSGISDDLHVSIPAAALLTSAFAVGIVIGAPLMALLGRNWPRRRSLLFFLCVFAAVHVLGAVTSSYGLLLATRVVGALANAGFWAVALVTAVALAGPGARARATSVVVGGVTVACVAGVPAGAWLGGQWGWRAAFWAVALVSLPAIAVIAATIPAGRPPATLPGTRAELRSLAGRGLQLTLLTSALVQGATFCAFSYLEPIATHVTGFGSAWVPALLALFGVGSFIGVTVCGRIIDSRPDALTAAGLVSLAAGWALFAWTAVSPVAVVALVLVQGMLAFGTGTALISQVFRLADGAPTLSGSFATAAFNVGGALGPWIGGRAIDAGFGFRSPLWVSALLMILALGTAGAARACRPAPAPAPGPALRPGPGRAPEHGP; from the coding sequence ATGCCATTTGCCGTCTACGCGCTCGGGCTCGCCGTCTTCACCCAGGGCACTTCCGAGTTCATGTTGTCCGGCCTGCTCTCGGGCATCTCCGACGACCTGCACGTCTCCATCCCCGCCGCAGCTCTGCTGACCTCGGCGTTCGCCGTCGGCATCGTGATCGGGGCGCCGCTGATGGCGCTCCTGGGGCGCAACTGGCCACGCCGGCGCTCCCTGTTGTTCTTCCTCTGCGTCTTCGCCGCCGTCCATGTCCTGGGCGCGGTCACCTCCAGTTATGGCCTGCTGCTCGCGACGCGGGTCGTCGGTGCGCTGGCCAACGCCGGTTTCTGGGCGGTTGCCCTGGTGACCGCGGTCGCCCTCGCCGGGCCCGGGGCCCGGGCCCGCGCCACCTCCGTGGTGGTCGGCGGCGTCACCGTCGCCTGTGTGGCGGGGGTGCCTGCCGGGGCGTGGCTGGGCGGGCAGTGGGGGTGGCGGGCGGCCTTCTGGGCCGTCGCCCTCGTCTCGCTGCCGGCGATCGCCGTGATCGCGGCGACGATTCCGGCGGGGCGGCCCCCGGCCACCCTGCCGGGCACCCGCGCCGAACTGCGGAGCCTGGCAGGGCGCGGGCTGCAGCTGACACTGCTGACGAGCGCGCTCGTCCAGGGCGCGACCTTCTGCGCGTTCTCGTACCTCGAACCGATCGCCACACATGTCACCGGGTTCGGCTCCGCGTGGGTGCCCGCCCTGCTCGCCCTGTTCGGGGTCGGCTCGTTCATCGGGGTCACCGTCTGCGGCCGGATCATCGACTCCCGGCCGGACGCGCTGACCGCGGCCGGTCTGGTGTCGCTCGCCGCCGGCTGGGCCCTGTTCGCGTGGACGGCGGTGAGCCCGGTGGCGGTGGTCGCGCTCGTTCTCGTCCAGGGGATGCTGGCGTTCGGCACCGGTACCGCGCTGATCTCGCAGGTGTTCCGCCTGGCGGACGGTGCGCCGACGCTGTCCGGTTCGTTCGCCACCGCGGCGTTCAATGTGGGCGGCGCGCTGGGCCCCTGGATCGGAGGGCGGGCGATCGATGCGGGGTTCGGCTTCCGCTCACCGTTGTGGGTGAGCGCCCTGCTGATGATCCTGGCACTCGGCACCGCCGGCGCCGCTCGGGCCTGCCGCCCAGCACCAGCACCGGCCCCGGGCCCGGCGCTGCGTCCGGGGCCAGGGCGGGCGCCTGAGCACGGGCCGTGA
- a CDS encoding DUF6278 family protein has protein sequence MNIPFLDHWRKRHDGTREAGLAAAVDADPEGVAQLLAECDLLRVRAGERGLELDDSPASLAELDQLPPRWRDDPEELPWLGNDAGLYLGTVLVRNVPGALWHIWPSGQPVVRLASGREIDVVEAGLGWAMSGSPELSQVYSESAEG, from the coding sequence ATGAACATCCCCTTCTTGGACCACTGGCGTAAGCGTCACGACGGAACGCGGGAGGCGGGGCTCGCCGCGGCCGTCGACGCTGATCCGGAAGGCGTGGCCCAGCTCCTCGCCGAGTGTGACCTGCTCCGTGTCCGGGCCGGGGAGCGTGGGCTCGAACTCGACGACAGCCCGGCCTCGTTGGCGGAGCTGGACCAGTTGCCGCCGCGCTGGCGCGACGACCCGGAGGAGTTGCCCTGGCTGGGCAATGACGCGGGGCTCTATCTGGGCACGGTCCTGGTGCGCAACGTCCCCGGTGCGCTCTGGCACATCTGGCCGAGCGGCCAGCCCGTGGTGCGGCTCGCCTCCGGGCGCGAGATCGATGTGGTCGAGGCCGGTCTGGGCTGGGCGATGTCGGGAAGTCCCGAGCTGTCCCAGGTGTACTCGGAGTCGGCGGAGGGCTGA
- a CDS encoding amino acid ABC transporter ATP-binding protein, with product MAVDPLIELRDVNKFYGKLHVLQDINLTVGRGEVVVVIGPSGSGKSTLCRTINRLETIESGHITLDGKPLPEEGKGLAQLRAEVGMVFQSFNLFAHKTVLANVSLAQLKVRKRKKDEADQRSRELLERVGLASQADKFPAQLSGGQQQRVAIARALAMDPKALLFDEPTSALDPEMINEVLEVMQQLAREGMTMVVVTHEMGFARSAANRVVFMADGRIIEDRSPEAFFTAPASDRAKDFLSKILKH from the coding sequence ATGGCCGTCGATCCGTTGATCGAGCTGCGTGACGTCAATAAGTTCTACGGAAAGTTGCACGTACTGCAGGACATCAATCTCACCGTCGGCCGCGGGGAGGTGGTGGTGGTCATCGGCCCCTCCGGCTCCGGCAAGTCAACACTCTGCCGGACCATCAACCGGCTCGAAACGATCGAGTCGGGCCACATCACACTCGACGGCAAGCCCCTTCCCGAGGAGGGCAAGGGGCTGGCGCAGCTGAGAGCCGAAGTCGGCATGGTCTTCCAGTCGTTCAACCTCTTCGCGCACAAGACCGTACTGGCGAACGTCTCGCTCGCCCAGCTCAAGGTGCGCAAGCGGAAGAAGGACGAGGCCGACCAGCGGTCCCGGGAACTGCTGGAACGCGTGGGCCTCGCCTCGCAGGCCGACAAGTTCCCGGCCCAGCTCTCCGGCGGCCAGCAGCAGCGCGTGGCCATCGCCCGCGCCCTCGCCATGGACCCCAAGGCGCTCCTCTTCGACGAGCCCACCTCGGCACTCGACCCGGAGATGATCAACGAGGTGCTGGAAGTGATGCAGCAACTCGCCCGGGAGGGCATGACCATGGTCGTCGTCACGCACGAGATGGGATTCGCCCGGTCCGCTGCCAACCGGGTCGTCTTCATGGCCGACGGCCGCATCATCGAGGACCGCTCCCCGGAGGCCTTCTTCACCGCGCCGGCGAGCGACCGCGCCAAGGACTTCCTGTCCAAGATCCTCAAGCACTGA
- a CDS encoding glutamate ABC transporter substrate-binding protein — MRTRKVLAACAGLLLAVLAAGCGKEGSPPVKGPKAGALPVYQVDTGFRLPDSSTWTKAKRRGYLRVGAKEDQPYLGEKDPATGVYSGFDIEIARMMSAALGFDPKTIRFTTIASANRETALQNGQIDYYVGTYTINDMRKKLVGFAGPYYMAGQGLLVRRDENDIHGPQDLAGRTVCSAAGSTPYQRIAADYPKAHLVAYDTYSICVDNLLTYQVDVVTTDDAILLGFAAKAPKEMKVVGKPFSREPYGIGVPRSDNALRFALNDALEANEKNGNWKKAFEATLGLSGAPAPTPPPIDRYPAT; from the coding sequence TTGCGTACGAGGAAAGTACTGGCCGCCTGTGCCGGCCTGCTGCTGGCCGTCCTGGCCGCCGGCTGCGGCAAGGAGGGCAGCCCGCCGGTGAAGGGGCCGAAGGCCGGAGCGCTGCCGGTCTACCAGGTCGACACCGGCTTCCGCCTGCCGGACTCCAGCACCTGGACGAAGGCGAAGAGGCGCGGATACCTGCGGGTGGGCGCCAAGGAGGACCAGCCCTATCTGGGCGAGAAGGACCCGGCCACCGGGGTCTACTCCGGCTTCGACATCGAGATCGCCCGGATGATGTCGGCCGCGCTGGGCTTCGACCCGAAGACGATCCGGTTCACGACGATCGCCTCGGCCAACCGCGAGACGGCGTTGCAGAACGGGCAGATCGACTACTACGTCGGCACCTACACGATCAACGACATGCGCAAGAAGCTCGTCGGATTCGCCGGCCCCTACTACATGGCCGGGCAGGGGCTGCTGGTCCGCAGGGACGAGAACGACATCCACGGTCCGCAGGACCTGGCGGGCAGGACGGTCTGCTCGGCGGCGGGTTCGACCCCGTACCAGCGGATCGCTGCCGACTACCCGAAGGCGCATCTGGTCGCCTACGACACGTACTCGATCTGTGTCGACAACCTGCTGACCTATCAGGTCGACGTCGTCACCACCGACGACGCGATCCTGCTGGGCTTCGCCGCGAAGGCACCCAAGGAGATGAAGGTCGTCGGAAAGCCGTTCTCCCGGGAGCCGTACGGCATCGGCGTGCCGCGCAGCGACAACGCGCTGCGGTTCGCGCTCAACGACGCGCTGGAGGCCAACGAGAAGAACGGCAACTGGAAGAAGGCCTTCGAGGCCACACTCGGCCTCTCCGGGGCGCCCGCACCGACGCCGCCGCCCATCGACCGCTACCCGGCGACCTGA
- a CDS encoding amino acid ABC transporter permease, translated as MDVLTENFSLYGKGFLGTLELTVYASILAMVLGFVMASCRVAPVGSFRVLGTVWVTVLRNTPLTLLFFAVLLGLPRFGLVLPFKVFAVLALGCYTSAFICEVLRSGINTVPKGQGEAARSLGMTFGQTLGNVVLPQAFRSVIPPIGSTLIALAKNSAIAGAFSVTELLGTYKTLNELGYSIIWTFVWIAVGYLIITLSISALFNVMEKRWGVAR; from the coding sequence ATGGACGTACTCACCGAGAACTTCTCGCTCTACGGCAAGGGCTTCCTCGGAACCCTCGAACTCACCGTCTACGCCTCGATCCTGGCCATGGTCCTAGGGTTCGTGATGGCCTCCTGCCGGGTGGCGCCCGTCGGCTCGTTCCGGGTGCTCGGCACGGTATGGGTCACAGTGCTGCGCAACACCCCACTGACCCTGCTCTTCTTCGCCGTACTGCTCGGGCTGCCGCGCTTCGGCCTGGTGCTGCCGTTCAAGGTCTTCGCGGTCCTCGCGCTCGGCTGCTACACCTCCGCGTTCATCTGCGAGGTGCTGCGCTCCGGCATCAACACCGTGCCCAAGGGCCAGGGCGAGGCGGCACGCAGCCTCGGGATGACGTTCGGACAGACGCTCGGCAACGTGGTGCTTCCACAGGCGTTCCGTTCGGTGATCCCGCCGATCGGCTCGACGCTCATCGCGCTGGCCAAGAACTCGGCGATCGCCGGGGCGTTCAGCGTCACCGAACTGCTCGGCACCTACAAGACCCTCAACGAGCTGGGATACAGCATCATCTGGACCTTCGTCTGGATCGCCGTCGGGTACCTGATCATCACTCTGTCCATCAGCGCGCTCTTCAACGTGATGGAGAAGCGCTGGGGAGTCGCCCGATGA
- a CDS encoding amino acid ABC transporter permease, translating to MTTHSAPSTTALYDIPGPLTRKRHLVYGVVSTILILALVGWVIYLLFDTDQFTSAKWSPFAYKGIQELLLRGLGNTLKAFAYAAVLSLVLGAVLAVGRLSDHRPVRWVATVLVEFFRAMPVLVMIFFIFVALKVQPLPALVAGLTLYNGSVLAEVFRTGINSVERGQHEAAFALGMRKTQVMTFVLAPQAVRAMLPTIISQLVVALKDTSLGYLITYEEFLHAGKLIASNLDYDLPFIPVVMVISPIYIGMCMLLSWFATWVAKRERRNPKTEAVDVAPAEPGTLLPGAQ from the coding sequence ATGACCACCCACTCCGCACCCTCCACCACCGCGCTCTACGACATCCCCGGACCGCTGACCCGCAAACGGCATCTCGTCTACGGAGTCGTCTCGACGATCCTGATCCTCGCCCTGGTCGGCTGGGTCATCTACCTGCTCTTCGACACCGACCAGTTCACCAGTGCCAAGTGGTCGCCCTTCGCGTACAAGGGCATCCAGGAACTGCTGCTGCGCGGCCTCGGCAACACCCTCAAGGCGTTCGCGTACGCCGCGGTGCTCTCGCTGGTACTCGGTGCCGTCCTCGCCGTCGGACGGCTCTCCGACCACCGGCCGGTGCGCTGGGTCGCCACGGTCCTCGTCGAGTTCTTCCGCGCCATGCCCGTACTGGTGATGATCTTCTTCATCTTCGTCGCGCTGAAGGTGCAGCCGCTGCCCGCGCTGGTCGCCGGGCTGACCCTGTACAACGGCTCGGTGCTCGCCGAGGTGTTCCGCACCGGCATCAACTCGGTGGAACGCGGCCAGCACGAGGCGGCGTTCGCCCTCGGTATGCGCAAGACACAGGTCATGACCTTCGTCCTGGCCCCGCAGGCCGTGCGCGCGATGCTGCCCACCATCATCAGCCAGCTGGTGGTGGCGCTGAAGGACACCTCGCTCGGATACCTGATCACGTACGAGGAATTCCTCCATGCGGGGAAGCTGATCGCCTCCAACCTCGACTACGATCTTCCCTTCATCCCCGTGGTGATGGTGATCTCGCCGATCTACATCGGGATGTGCATGCTGCTCTCCTGGTTCGCCACCTGGGTGGCCAAGCGGGAGCGGCGCAATCCGAAGACGGAGGCGGTGGACGTCGCACCCGCCGAACCGGGAACGCTCCTGCCGGGAGCGCAGTAG